The Kineosporia corallincola region GATCATCGCGAAAAGCACCGGCACGTACCAGAGATGCCATTGCGGCAGGGTGAGCAACTCGATCGTCGACCGCACCGGGTGGTTCAGTGAGAACGAGCCGAAGGTGGCGGCCCAGAGCGCGCTGACGATCAGCCAGGGGGCGAGCATGCGCCGGGCGTAGTCGGACAGCAGCCGCGGATAGTCCCGCTGGCGCAGGCGTTCGGCCCGCAGCAGGTAGCCGGACAGGAACAGGAACGGCGGCATGTGGAACCCGTAGATCAGCCACTTGGTGAAGCTCTGGCCCACGCCCTCGGCATAGGTGTGGCCGAACACCACGAGGATCAGCAGGATCGCCTTCAGCTGGTCGGGACCGGCCGAGCGGGAGCCGGGAACCTGGGCCGGCTGCCCGGCCTGTTCCGCGCGTGAAGCCTGGCCGGGCAAGTGCCTTCGGGCCACGTGCCTGCCTGCCGACTGCGCCGACTGCCTGACTGGCACGCGTTCCTGCTCTCCTCACGCACGGTGTTCCGGACCGGGTCACGCTAACGGTTCGGCTCCCGGAACCGCACATCGCCCCGCCCGCCCTCGGGGCCCGCCGTCCTTCGGCCCGTCGCCGGGTCGAGAGCGGATCTCGTCCCTTCGTCGGAGACCCGCCGGTAGGCCCCTGCGAACCGGGTCCGGGTTCTACGGTGGGGGACCGCCGGGGGAACGGGCCGCCCGGTCGGCGTCGCACGTGTGAGCCGTGCGCAGAAGGTGCGCGCGGAGGGTGCCGTACAGGGAAGGTGCCGCAGATGGAACGGGACTCGACGGTGCTGACGAGGCTGCTGGGCGTCGTGGCCGGTGCCGCGGTGCTGGCCGGGTGCAGTGGTGACCCGGCCGCGACCGGCCAGGTGCGCCCGGCCATGGGACAGGTGGCCCAGGTCGGCCCGGCCGCCCAGGTGATGCAGACCGGCATGGTCGGTGCCGCCGGCGGCCGGGTGCTGGTGCCGGGTGGGCCGTCCGTCGACGTGCCCGCCGGCTCGGTCAGCGGCGACGGCAGGCTCACCGTGCGCAGGGCGGGACCGGGCCACGCGGCGCCGGCCGCGCCCTCGCCGTTCCTCGGGGTGCTCGACGCCTACGAGATCTCGCTCGAGGGAGCCCGCCTGACCGGGCCCGTGCGCCTGACCTTCCCGGTGCTGATGCAACCCCTTCCGGCCCGCGCCGACGCCGACGCGGCGGCCGTGCTCGGGCACTTCGACCCGGTCTCCGGCAGCTGGAAAACCGTTGCGGCCGACTACGACCCGGACCGCGCCACGATCACCGCCGAGGTCTACGAGCTGGCCTGGTGGAACGCGTTCGGCTGGGACTTCGCGGCGCTGCGCAACGCCGTGGCCGGCGCCTACCGGCAGGCGCTCGCGGCCACCGCCGTGGCACCCTCCTGCCGGGACGAGTCCGAGGCCCTGGCCACCGGGGTGCGGGTGCGCTCGACCGGCAGCGACCGGATGCGCTGGTGCTACGGCCTGGACGAGGGCCGGCCGGTGCTAAGGGTCACCAACACCCAGGGTTATCCGGTCAGTGTCAGCCTGCCCCGGGCCTGGCGCTCCAGAACAATGGTGGACGGCGCACAGCTGGCAGCCGGGCTCGGCGCCGTGCGCACCACCCGGGGTGGCACCGAGACCCAGCTGCTCACCGGCGGTTCCACCCTCGAACTGCATCCCGGCGTGCTCAGTCCCGGCGGCACGGTGACGGCCCGCAGCAGTGGTGCCGGGTTCCTGGCCGCTGCTCTCACCTTCGCCCGCGACACCTTCGCCATGACGATGCGCGGCGTGCCCGGCGCCCCGGTGCCCAACGCCCAGGCCACCACGCACGCGCTCGACGCGGTGCTGGACGGCGACTGCCTGCGCGGGCGCACCCACCGGGCGGTCGACGGTCTGGACGCCGCCGGCGCCGCCGTGCTGCGGGCGCATGCCGTGGCCTTCGGCTGCCTGCGCCCGGCCTGGCAGGAGCAGTACCGGCTGGACGGGCGCACCGGCGACTTCGTCGGCGTCGCGCTGACCTGGCTGACCACCGGCATCCCGGTGCTGATCGACGGGGTCACCGGCATCGCGGACGGCGTCGTGTACACCGCGCCGGACACGATCCGGGTGCGTGCGGCCGAGCCTGCCCAGCAGATGGTGATGCTCGGCGACCGCTGAGCCCGCCGGAGTCGGGACCGGTCGGACCGGTCAGGGACCGAGCACCTCACGCAGCAGTTTCTCGTGGTCGGCGATGTTGGCCACCGACACCTCCACACTGCCGTCCGGTCCGGTCACGTTGATCCGGACGTCGCCGATCCTGGTGCTGATCCAGGTGCTCAGGGCGTCGGCCAGCACGGCCGGCGTGCCGTCGTCGGGCAGCGAGACGGACAGGTCGCCGGGTCCGGACGGCTCGCGGTGCACCGGCACCCCGCGCAGCTGTGGTTCGAGTTGCAGCCAGTTCTCCAGGGACGCCAGCAGCTGTTCCTCACGCTGGCCCCAGACCGACATTCGCACGTGCATGGTTCCCCCTCGCGTCACGTGATCATGGATGGTAATCCCGAAGATCGGGCTACCGACCGGTTGGGACGAGAACATGGCGCATTCACAGCCCGCCGTCGCGGAAGTGCGTTTTTACTACGCTCTGCTACGGTTTCAGAGCTCACCGACCTGAGCATCCGTCCGCCTGCCCGCTAATCGGAGCTCACGGTGATCGCGCTACTTCTCGACCTGTCCAACATCCTCGGCGGGCTGCTGCTGGCCCTGCCGCTGCTGCTCGCCCTGCCCAACGGTGACCGGGCCGGTGGATGGATCTCGCGGCTCGATCCGTACGCCTGGATCGTCGGGGTCGTCGCCCTGGTGACCAGTGGCTACTACCTGATCGTGCACCTGGTGTCGGGTCCGCACCTGTTCCACTTCGAGGTGGTCGGCCTGGCCGTCGGCGTCATCCTGCTCTGGGACCGGCTCACCGGGCGGCAGCCGCTGCGCCGGGAGAACGGAGACCTCCAGGGCGCCGGGCTGATCCTGGCGATCTTCGGGGTGATCGCCGTGGTGGTCGGCCTCCAGGGGCTCGTCACCCCGAACTGACCAGCGACCGGCCGGAACCGGACTCCGGGCAGGCGATCTCAGGGGTTGATGGGTATCAGGGGCCGGTGGTCTCCGAGGCCGGGTGACCTCAGGGGCCGGTGGGGACGAATCCGGGGCATCGGCGTACGCCCCCACCGGCGATCATGGGTGTTCCGCAGCGGCGACCGGCGGAGGTGATCCGGCTCGGACGCCGACCGTGCGCGTGGTGCGCGCCGGCCGGAACCGGCGATGCTACCCCCGTCGGCGGCAGTACCGGGAACCGGTGTTGCCTTGCGGTGTTTCATGCAACAAGCTCTTCGGGTCGTGCGCGATCGGGGCGGGAGAAACTTCGCAGCCGTGGGGAGGTCACGTCAATCGCCGAGGCCGAAGGCCGAATCCGGAACTTGACGGCGAATTAATGGCCTGGATTTTGGTTATCCATGCACCGGCTCCGACGACGTGAGGCCCGGCCCGGAATGCGTGGCCTGGGCAAATGCGCCGCGGCGCGCGGCCGTCGGGCGCCGGGCGTGCTGGGTCACCCGTGCGGTTATCCCACGGGCGTGAACGGTGTGACGCGTGGGATCGAAAAACTTGAAGTGCGGCTAACCCCGGCTTCCGGTCAGCTCCCGGTACAACGGTTCCCAGCGCTCCCGGCGCGCTCCGGCGGACTGCTCCCACCACGGGGTGCCGCGCTCGCCGAGCGCCACCTTGGCCCGCTGCACCCGGTCGCGGGCATCACGTTCGGCCCCCGGGTCGGCGGACTTCAGCGCCCGCCCGACAGCACGGCGGGCGTCCATCAGCTCGTGCCGCAGCACCTCGGACACCTCCGGCGGCAGGTCCGGGTCGGTGGCCCGCCACTTCCTGCCGTCGATGACCACGTGGTGGCCGTCCGGGGTGCGATCCGGCACGGCTCAGTCGTTCTCGACGATGGTCGCCGCCACCTGGCGCAGTTGCCCGCCGTCCGGCTGGTAGGTCTCGGCGATGTCGCGGTGCAGGCCGACTTTCGTGGCCTCGCGCAACTGCGCCTCCACCTCGGTCACGCTCTCCCCGTCGTACCCGTCCTCGACCTTCTCCACCGCGTTGCGCAGGGCGG contains the following coding sequences:
- a CDS encoding effector-associated constant component EACC1, which gives rise to MHVRMSVWGQREEQLLASLENWLQLEPQLRGVPVHREPSGPGDLSVSLPDDGTPAVLADALSTWISTRIGDVRINVTGPDGSVEVSVANIADHEKLLREVLGP